Proteins from one Oncorhynchus tshawytscha isolate Ot180627B linkage group LG16, Otsh_v2.0, whole genome shotgun sequence genomic window:
- the LOC112215539 gene encoding calponin-3-like isoform X2 codes for MGYRVEHIAGKYDMQKEEELRFWIEEVTAMAIGENFQKGLKDGVILGELINKLQPGSIKKINHSQLNWHKLENLGNFIKAILAYGMKPNDIFEANDLFENGNMTQVQSTLLSLASIAKTKGMHTSCDIGVKYADKQTRHFDDDKIKAGQCVIGLQMGTNKCASQAGMTAYGTRRHLYDPRSQTDKPYDQTTISLQMGTNKGASQAGMSCPGTRRDIFDNKQVHPVDNSTISLQMGTNKVASQKGMSAYGLGRQVYDPKYCGSPTEPVIHTNGSQGTGTNCSEISDSDYQAEEFLQEGEGEEYPVAYQEEDNYSDVAHYNNIDQGIDY; via the exons ATGGGCTACAGAGTTGAACAT ATCGCAGGCAAATATGACATGCAAAAGGAGGAGGAGCTTCGGTTCTGGATCGAGGAGGTGACGGCGATGGCCATTGGCGAGAACTTCCAGAAGGGCCTAAAGGATGGAGTCATCCTGGGAGA ATTGATAAACAAACTGCAACCTGGCTCGATAAAGAAAATTAACCACTCACAACTGAACTGGCACAAG CTGGAGAACCTTGGCAACTTCATCAAAGCCATCCTGGCCTACGGCATGAAGCCCAATGACATCTTCGAGGCCAACGACCTGTTTGAGAACGGCAACATGACCCAAGTCCAGAGCACATTGCTCTCCCTTGCTAGCATA GCAAAGACCAAAGGCATGCACACATCGTGTGACATTGGTGTGAAATACGCAGACAAACAGACACGCCATTTTGATGACGATAAGATCAAGGCTGGACAATGCGTCATCGGACTGCAG ATGGGGACCAACAAGTGTGCGAGCCAGGCTGGTATGACAGCATATGGGACCAGAAGACATCTTTACGACCCAAGGTCCCAGACAGACAAGCCTTATGACCAGACCACCATCAGTCTGCAGATGGGTACCAACAAAGGAGCCAGCCAG GCTGGTATGTCCTGCCCGGGAACGCGTCGGGACATCTTCGACAATAAGCAGGTGCATCCAGTGGACAACTCCACCATCTCCCTGCAGATGGGCACCAACAAGGTGGCGTCCCAGAAAGGCATGAGTGCGTATGGGCTGGGACGCCAGGTGTACGACCCCAAGTACTGCGGCTCGCCCACTGAGCCCGTCATACATACCAACGGGAGCCAAGGCACGGGCACCAACTGCTCTGAGATCAGCGACAGTGACTATCAGGCAGAGGAATTCctccaggagggagagggggaggagtacCCAGTGGCTTATCAGGAAGAGGACAACTACAGCGACGTGGCCCACTACAACAACATCGACCAGGGAATCGACTATTAG
- the LOC112215539 gene encoding calponin-3-like isoform X1, producing the protein MTSFNKGPAYGLSAEVKSKIAGKYDMQKEEELRFWIEEVTAMAIGENFQKGLKDGVILGELINKLQPGSIKKINHSQLNWHKLENLGNFIKAILAYGMKPNDIFEANDLFENGNMTQVQSTLLSLASIAKTKGMHTSCDIGVKYADKQTRHFDDDKIKAGQCVIGLQMGTNKCASQAGMTAYGTRRHLYDPRSQTDKPYDQTTISLQMGTNKGASQAGMSCPGTRRDIFDNKQVHPVDNSTISLQMGTNKVASQKGMSAYGLGRQVYDPKYCGSPTEPVIHTNGSQGTGTNCSEISDSDYQAEEFLQEGEGEEYPVAYQEEDNYSDVAHYNNIDQGIDY; encoded by the exons ATGACTTCATTCAATAAGGGACCAGCCTACGGGTTATCAGCAGAGGTGAAAAGCAAA ATCGCAGGCAAATATGACATGCAAAAGGAGGAGGAGCTTCGGTTCTGGATCGAGGAGGTGACGGCGATGGCCATTGGCGAGAACTTCCAGAAGGGCCTAAAGGATGGAGTCATCCTGGGAGA ATTGATAAACAAACTGCAACCTGGCTCGATAAAGAAAATTAACCACTCACAACTGAACTGGCACAAG CTGGAGAACCTTGGCAACTTCATCAAAGCCATCCTGGCCTACGGCATGAAGCCCAATGACATCTTCGAGGCCAACGACCTGTTTGAGAACGGCAACATGACCCAAGTCCAGAGCACATTGCTCTCCCTTGCTAGCATA GCAAAGACCAAAGGCATGCACACATCGTGTGACATTGGTGTGAAATACGCAGACAAACAGACACGCCATTTTGATGACGATAAGATCAAGGCTGGACAATGCGTCATCGGACTGCAG ATGGGGACCAACAAGTGTGCGAGCCAGGCTGGTATGACAGCATATGGGACCAGAAGACATCTTTACGACCCAAGGTCCCAGACAGACAAGCCTTATGACCAGACCACCATCAGTCTGCAGATGGGTACCAACAAAGGAGCCAGCCAG GCTGGTATGTCCTGCCCGGGAACGCGTCGGGACATCTTCGACAATAAGCAGGTGCATCCAGTGGACAACTCCACCATCTCCCTGCAGATGGGCACCAACAAGGTGGCGTCCCAGAAAGGCATGAGTGCGTATGGGCTGGGACGCCAGGTGTACGACCCCAAGTACTGCGGCTCGCCCACTGAGCCCGTCATACATACCAACGGGAGCCAAGGCACGGGCACCAACTGCTCTGAGATCAGCGACAGTGACTATCAGGCAGAGGAATTCctccaggagggagagggggaggagtacCCAGTGGCTTATCAGGAAGAGGACAACTACAGCGACGTGGCCCACTACAACAACATCGACCAGGGAATCGACTATTAG